In one window of Falco cherrug isolate bFalChe1 chromosome 12, bFalChe1.pri, whole genome shotgun sequence DNA:
- the SELP gene encoding P-selectin isoform X6, which yields MGTAAGLRSAGRTWALSSHGICYLGIAAITWGVVMRMEVGAWKYHYSDQGDYTWEQARNYCQTFFTDLVAIQNKREIEYLNESLPFHNRYYWIGIRKLNGIWTWVGTKKALTKEAENWAAGEPNNRRSNQDCVEIYIKRPRESGKWNDEPCNRRKKALCYQASCPPIPCSQRGECVETIGSYHCECYPGFYGPECEAVVQCAELEPRGARMNCSHPYGDFSYNSTCVFGCHEGFERQGAGTLRCLPSQKWSADIPTCTAITCPELSAPDRGELNCSHLHGDFAFGSTCSFSCQMGFELMGSESRECTATGTWTGDAPRCEAITCPVLSAPDHGELNCSHLHGDFAFGSTCAFFCQMGFALMGLESRECMATGTWTGDAPRCEAIACPVLSAPDHGELNCSHLHGDFAFGSTCAFSCQAGFALMGLESRECTATGTWTGDAPQCKAITCPVLSAPDHGELNCSHLHGDFAFGSTCAFSCHTGFALMGLESRECTATGTWTGDPPHCEAIACPVLSAPDHGELNCSHLHGDFVFGSTCAFSCQAGFALVGMESRECTATGAWTGDTAQCKVISCLVLDPPSRGQLSCSHTHGNFTYNSTCTFSCEEGFIRRGAEVLRCAATGNWTRHAPVCTEDGATFLKEVLAYSSGTALAVAGIVLSGMLIALLAKRLSDRDEKKKLLNPTSDLGSPGIFTNAAYDANL from the exons ATG GGCACTGCTGCGGGACTGCGATCTGCTGGGAGGACGTGGGCTCTGAGTTCTCATGGCATCTGCTACCTGGGCATCGCTGCCATCACATGGG GTGTGGTGATGCGGATGGAGGTGGGTGCCTGGAAGTACCACTACAGTGACCAAGGGGACTACACGTGGGAGCAGGCCAGGAACTACTGCCAgaccttcttcactgacctaGTGGCAATCCAGAACAAGCGGGAGATTGAGTACCTCAATGAGAGCCTGCCCTTCCACAACCGCTACTACTGGATTGGCATCCGCAAGCTGAACGGCATCTGGACCTGGGTGGGCACCAAGAAGGCACTGACGAAGGAGGCGGAGAactgggcagctggggagcccaACAACCGCCGCTCCAACCAGGACTGCGTGGAGATCTACATCAAGCGGCCACGGGAGTCGGGCAAGTGGAACGATGAGCCCTGCAACCGGAGGAAAAAGGCACTGTGCTACCAGG cctcctgcccacccaTTCCATGCAGCCAGCGCGGCGAGTGCGTGGAGACCATCGGGAGCTATCATTGCGAGTGCTACCCTGGCTTCTATGGCCCCGAGTGCGAGGCTG TTGTGCAGTGTGCTGAGCTTGAGCCCAGGGGAGCACGCATGAACTGCAGCCATCCCTACGGAGACTTCAGCTACAACTCCACCTGCGTGTTTGGGTGCCACGAGGGGTTTGAGCGGCAAGGGGCTGGCACGCTGCGGTGCCTGCCTTCCCAGAAGTGGTCAGCAGACATCCCCACGTGCACAG CCATCACCTGCCCAGAGCTCAGTGCTCCAGACCGGGGAGAGCTGAACTGCTCCCACCTCCACGGGGACTTTGCCTTCGGCTCCACGTGTTCCTTCTCCTGTCAGATGGGGTTTGAGCTGATGGGGTCAGAGAGCCGAGAGTGCACAGCCACAGGGACCTGGACAGGGGATGCCCCACGCTGTGAAG ccatCACCTGCCCTGTGCTCAGTGCTCCAGACCACGGAGAGCTGAACTGCTCCCACCTCCATGGGGACTTTGCCTTTGGCTCCACGTGTGCCTTCTTCTGTCAGATGGGGTTTGCGTTGATGGGGTTGGAGAGCCGAGAGTGCATGGCCACAGGGACCTGGACCGGGGATGCCCCACGCTGTGAAG ccatTGCCTGCCCTGTGCTCAGTGCTCCAGACCACGGAGAGCTGAACTGCTCCCACCTCCATGGGGACTTTGCCTTCGGCTCCACGTGTGCCTTCTCCTGCCAGGCAGGATTTGCGCTGATGGGGCTGGAGAGCCGAGAGTGCACAGCCACAGGGACCTGGACTGGGGATGCCCCACAATGCAAAG CCATCACCTGCCCTGTGCTCAGTGCTCCAGACCACGGAGAGCTGAACTGCTCCCACCTCCATGGGGACTTTGCCTTTGGCTCCACGTGTGCCTTCTCCTGTCATACGGGGTTTGCCTTGATGGGGTTGGAGAGCCGAGAGTGCACGGCCACAGGGACCTGGACTGGGGATCCTCCACACTGTGAAG ccatTGCCTGCCCAGTGCTCAGTGCTCCAGACCACGGAGAGCTGAACTGCTCCCACCTCCATGGGGACTTTGTCTTTGGCTCCACGTGTGCCTTCTCCTGCCAGGCAGGGTTTGCACTGGTAGGGATGGAGAGTCGCGAATGCACAGCCACAGGGGCATGGACTGGGGACACCGCACAATGCAAAG TCAtcagctgcctggtgctggaCCCCCCCAGCAGAggccagctgagctgctctcaCACGCATGGGAACTTCACATACAACTCCACGTGCACTTTTTCCTGCGAGGAGGGGTTTATTCGGAGGGGAGCAGAGGTGCTCCGATGTGCGGCCACAGGGAACTGGACTAGGCATGCCCCTGTCTGCACAG AGGACGGTGCCACCTTCTTAAAGGAAGTCTTGGCTTACAGCAGTGGCACAGCTCTGGCAGTAGCCGGCATTGTGCTCTCTGGGATGCTCATTGCCCTCCTTGCCAAGCGGCTCAGCGACAGAG ATGAGAAGAAGAAGCTCCTGAACCCCACCAG TGACCTCGGATCACCGGGCATCTTCACCAATGCAGCGTACGATGCCAACCTGTAA